In Papaver somniferum cultivar HN1 chromosome 1, ASM357369v1, whole genome shotgun sequence, a genomic segment contains:
- the LOC113297223 gene encoding serine/threonine-protein kinase WAG1-like — protein MDVESIFPSESDLDLSFTSCASSTTTDRTFTCSSGRSSLTLSFNESRLGTSSSSPLSSNTHRPHRKNDPHWAAIQTVTNLSPDGTLHLNHLKLLSHLGSGNLGRVFLCRLKDYDNTDATFALKVIDRESLTNKKLSHVMMESQILSIVDHPFLPTLYAHIDVSHYTCLLIDYCPGGDLHSLLRKQPGNRFRIDAVRFFASEILVGLEYLHALGVVYRDLKPENILIREDGHVMLSDFDLCFTADVVPTLQKRFSSKKVRSSKNRFSCFGAVFGRRREISDEEMTEFVAEPTGAYSRSCVGTHEYLAPELVNGNGHGNGVDWWAFGIFLYELLYGRTPFKGHTKEQTLRNIASSRPFDFPECDVEEEDGVAEVKDLIARLLVKDPRRRLGCAWGASDVKRHPFFDKIKWALIRTYSPPDVPGLLKMKKKKNHVMSHVGSSGKFSTSSFKKISRWSWRGLSNFIKGKRV, from the coding sequence ATGGATGTTGAAAGTATTTTTCCATCAGAAAGTGATCTTGATCTAAGTTTCACAAGTTGtgcttcatcaacaacaacagatcGTACCTTCACTTGCTCCAGTGGTCGCAGTAGTTTAACATTAAGTTtcaatgaatctcgtcttggtacgtcttcatcttctccattatCATCAAATACTCATAGACCTCACCGGAAAAATGATCCACATTGGGCAGCTATTCAAACAGTTACAAATCTATCACCTGATGGTACTTTACATCTAAATCACCTCAAACTTCTTAGTCATCTCGGTAGTGGCAATCTTGGACGTGTATTTCTTTGCCGTCTTAAAGATTATGACAACACTGATGCTACTTTTGCTCTTAAAGTTATTGATAGAGAATCATTAACTAATAAAAAACTTTCTCATGTTATGATGGAATCTCAGATTCTTTCAATAGTTGATCATCCATTTCTTCCTACTCTTTATGCACATATCGATGTTTCTCATTATACATGTCTTCTAATCGATTACTGTCCCGGTGGTGATTTGCATTCATTATTACGTAAGCAACCTGGAAACCGCTTTAGAATCGACGCCGTTAGATTCTTCGCTTCGGAAATATTAGTTGGTTTAGAATATTTACATGCACTTGGAGTGGTTTACAGAGATTTGAAGCCAGAAAATATTTTAATCCGTGAAGATGGTCATGTTATGTTATCAGATTTTGATCTGTGTTTTACTGCTGACGTGGTGCCTACATTGCAAAAGCGGTTTTCTTCTAAAAAAGTGAGATCATCTAAAAACCGGTTTAGTTGTTTCGGAGCGGTTTTCGGACGGAGAAGAGAAATCAGTGACGAGGAAATGACTGAGTTTGTAGCTGAACCAACCGGAGCTTATTCTAGGTCCTGTGTTGGAACTCATGAGTATTTAGCACCTGAGTTAGTTAACGGCAACGGACACGGTAACGGTGTTGATTGGTGGGCATTTGGGATTTTCTTGTACGAGCTGTTGTACGGAAGAACTCCGTTTAAGGGACATACCAAAGAACAAACGTTGAGAAACATAGCATCATCACGACCGTTTGATTTTCCAGAGTGTGAcgtggaagaagaagatggagtggCGGAGGTTAAGGATTTGATAGCAAGATTGCTAGTGAAAGATCCAAGGAGACGATTAGGATGCGCATGGGGTGCTTCTGATGTTAAACGACACCCATTTTTTGACAAGATTAAATGGGCTTTGATTAGGACTTACAGTCCACCTGATGTACCTGGgcttttgaagatgaagaagaagaagaatcacgtGATGAGTCACGTGGGTAGTAGTGGTAAATTCTCTACTTCATCGTTTAAGAAAATAAGCCGGTGGTCATGGAGGGGTTTAAGTAATTTTATTAAAGGAAAAAGAGTATGA
- the LOC113297231 gene encoding VIN3-like protein 2 yields MGKPDENYFTPMEPALSLGSCLDPAKCRGYVLDPEKCSRLSLEQKRELVHQIARWSTNAAPEFLSSWTRAEILEVICAEMGKERKYSGLTKPQMIDHLLKVVSMNSGTAKANDSRTLTGFKRQRQKEHLHQFDSDSDHLLLSNIGQDHIETQLCENVACQATLTLRDKFCKRCSCCICYKYDDNKDPSLWLICSSDHHNQDDSCGMSCHLECALTNEKAGIMNTGCNIKLDGGFYCVSCGKVNEILGCWRKQLLIAQSARRVDKLYHRLSLSHKILKGTGRFKEQQKILGTAVLKLKKEVGPLHQVCSNLERGIVNRLSCGAEVQKLCSLAIESFETMFPSMYYDRAGSDIPPSCNIRFEEASPGSVVVVLKYDKKKLEGSFGCRLWYRRSTVMYYPEKPAFLVLIPQTRFVISDLDPSTEYVFKVSMFNGSRELGVWEANYVTQASSRSSIVGQYEEQQKEGQQNSQWGSTNSSDNKLAYSDEHSKLCSSEDINKSDDCHVLDNTKDSVPIVSSTSAPPPTPYKSDGIHEPSGCGGKKHNSESNYEHCARIIRWLEREGHMKKEFRVKFLTWFSLKATMQDIRVVTAYVDTLIDEPSSLADQIVDTFTDKICKEHKKPHHQNGFCTAFWH; encoded by the exons ATGGGGAAACCAGACGAGAATTACTTTACACCCATGGAACCAGCATTATCATTAG GTTCTTGCCTTGATCCTGCAAAATGTAGAGGTTATGTTCTTGATCCAGAAAAATGTAGTCGGTTGAGCTTGGAACAGAAAAGAGAACTGGTTCACCAAATTGCTCGTTGGTCAACGAATGCTGCTCCTGAATTCCTTAGCTCTTGGACCCGAGCAGAGATTTTAGAAGTTATATGCGCTGAAATGGGTAAAGAAAGGAAATACTCTGGTCTGACAAAACCCCAAATGATAGACCATCTACTCAAGGTAGTTTCCATGAATTCTGGAACTGCAAAAGCCAATGACTCACGTACACTAACCGGCTTTAAAAGGCAAAGACAGAAAGAACACCTACATCAATTTGACAGTGATTCGGATCATCTCCTCTTAAGCAACATTGGACAAGACCACATTGAAACCCAACTTTGTGAAAATGTTGCTTGCCAAGCTACTTTGACGTTGAGGGATAAATTTTGCAAGAGATGCTCCTGCTGTATCTGTTACAAATACGACGATAACAAAGATCCTAGTCTGTGGTTGATTTGCTCATCCGATCATCATAATCAGGATGATTCGTGTGGGATGTCTTGCCACTTGGAATGTGCTCTAACGAATGAAAAGGCCGGAATTATGAATACCGGGTGCAATATTAAATTAGATGGTGGTTTTTACTGTGTTTCTTGTGGAAAAGTTAACGAAATATTGGG ATGTTGGAGAAAGCAATTGTTGATTGCGCAGAGTGCTAGACGGGTAGATAAACTGTATCATCGGCTATCACTGAGCCATAAGATTCTCAAAGGAACTGGGAGGTTCAAAGAACAGCAGAAGATTCTCGGTACTGCTGTGTTGAAACTCAAAAAAGAAGTTGGACCTTTACATCAAGTATGCTCCAATTTGGAGCGCGGCATTGTGAATAGGCTTTCTTGTGGTGCAGAGGTTCAGAAACTGTGTTCTCTTGCTATAGAGTCATTTGAAACTATGTTTCCAAGCATGTATTATGACCGTGCTGGTTCAGATATCCCGCCAA GTTGCAATATCCGATTTGAAGAAGCCTCACCTGGCTCTGTGGTTGTTGTGTTGAAATATGACAAGAAGAAACTAGAAGGCTCGTTTGGCTGTAGACTCTGGTATAGGCGGTCTACAGTTATGTACTATCCAGAAAAACCCGCTTTTCTTGTGCTGATCCCACAGACAAGGTTTGTAATATCAGACCTTGATCCCTCAACGGAGTATGTCTTCAAGGTTTCTATGTTTAATGGCAGTAGAGAATTGGGCGTATGGGAAGCCAATTATGTCACACAAGCATCAAGTAGAAGCTCTATTGTAGGTCAATATGAAGAGCAGCAAAAAGAAGGGCAGCAAAATTCACAATGGGGCTCAACGAACTCTAGTGACAATAAGTTAGCCTACAGTGATGAACACTCTAAGCTTTGTTCGTCGGAAGACATCAACAAGAGCGATGACTGTCATGTACTAGATAATACAAAGGATAGTGTACCTATTGTAAGTTCCACATCTGCTCCTCCTCCAACACCGTACAAATCCGATGGGATCCATGAGCCATCAGGCTGTGGTGGTAAAAAGCATAACTCAGAAAGTAATTACGAGCACTGTGCACGAATTATCAGATGGTTAGAGCGTGAAGGACATATGAAGAAAGAGTTCAGAGTGAAATTTTTGACTTGGTTTAGCTTGAAAGCAACAATGCAAGACATAAGGGTGGTGACTGCATATGTGGACACTCTGATTGATGAACCTTCCAGTTTAGCAGATCAGATTGTAGATACGTTCACTGATAAAATCTGCAAGGAACACAAGAAACCACATCACCAGAATGGTTTCTGCACTGCATTTTGGCATTGA